One Coriobacteriia bacterium DNA window includes the following coding sequences:
- the ggt gene encoding gamma-glutamyltransferase, whose translation MTHRAHAGSGAEHAAMETGRPPAIGAKGAVACPHYLASQAGLWALQHGGHAVDAAVTMNATLAVVYPHMAGLGGDMFCQVFDRGRGEVEALNGSGRAGRDVNRGFYRDKGMDEIPQRGPLAAITVPGAVHAWKTLHDRYGHLEWPRLFEAAIAYAEEGFPVSERFRDYIASYSDTIARFEETARTYMPGGGTPKTGEVLRQPDLGRSLRLIAEGGAEAFYRGEVADRICDALAEAGGLLRREDFAEHRSDWVEPLSATYRGVTVTELPPNTQGVATLLMLNLLERFDVAGIGDGSPDYIHLMTEAAKVAFSDRDEWVSDPDVLDAPLGLLLSKDYAGDRAGLVDMGRARPEEEISPLRPAMAGMGGDTTYMCAVDGEGNVCSLIESVYHEFGSAFMPAGTGILMQNRGSFFKLDPDHPVALEPGKRPFHTIIPAMALKDGEPFMAFGAMGGEGQPQTQCAMVTRIVDFGYDVQQAIEAPRWLYGRTWGAESKTLKLEGRVPDHVGTELKRRGHEVEYLEDFSQTMGHAQAILIDPDTGTYHAGADPRGDGQAMVW comes from the coding sequence ATGACTCACCGCGCACACGCAGGCTCCGGAGCCGAGCACGCGGCCATGGAGACCGGGCGGCCGCCGGCGATCGGTGCGAAGGGAGCGGTGGCGTGCCCCCACTACCTGGCCTCTCAGGCAGGGCTGTGGGCGCTGCAGCACGGCGGTCACGCCGTGGACGCCGCCGTCACGATGAACGCCACGCTCGCCGTGGTCTACCCGCACATGGCGGGCCTCGGCGGGGACATGTTCTGCCAGGTCTTCGACCGCGGGAGGGGGGAGGTCGAGGCACTGAACGGCTCCGGCCGCGCAGGCCGCGACGTGAACCGGGGCTTCTACCGGGACAAGGGCATGGACGAGATCCCGCAGCGCGGCCCGCTCGCGGCGATCACGGTGCCCGGCGCCGTCCACGCTTGGAAGACGCTGCACGACCGCTACGGCCACCTGGAGTGGCCGCGGCTGTTCGAGGCCGCGATCGCCTACGCCGAGGAAGGCTTCCCGGTGAGCGAGCGGTTCCGCGACTACATCGCCTCGTATTCCGACACCATCGCGCGCTTCGAGGAGACGGCGAGGACCTACATGCCCGGAGGCGGGACGCCCAAGACCGGCGAGGTCCTCCGGCAGCCCGACCTCGGGCGCTCGCTGCGGCTGATCGCCGAGGGCGGCGCTGAGGCCTTCTACCGCGGCGAGGTCGCGGACCGCATCTGCGACGCGCTGGCCGAGGCCGGGGGGCTCCTGAGGCGCGAGGACTTCGCCGAGCATCGCTCCGACTGGGTGGAGCCGCTGTCGGCCACCTACCGTGGCGTCACCGTCACTGAGCTGCCGCCGAACACCCAGGGCGTGGCGACGCTGCTGATGCTCAACCTGCTCGAGCGGTTCGACGTCGCGGGCATCGGCGACGGCTCGCCGGACTACATCCACCTGATGACCGAGGCCGCCAAGGTGGCCTTCTCGGACCGCGACGAGTGGGTGAGCGACCCCGACGTCCTCGACGCGCCCCTCGGCCTGCTGCTCTCCAAGGACTACGCGGGGGACAGGGCGGGGCTCGTCGACATGGGCAGAGCGAGGCCCGAGGAGGAGATCTCGCCGCTCCGGCCGGCGATGGCGGGTATGGGCGGCGACACGACGTACATGTGTGCAGTGGACGGCGAAGGCAACGTCTGCTCACTCATCGAGAGCGTCTACCACGAGTTCGGCTCGGCGTTCATGCCGGCGGGGACGGGCATCCTGATGCAGAACCGCGGCTCGTTCTTCAAGCTCGACCCCGACCATCCGGTCGCGCTCGAGCCGGGCAAGCGACCCTTCCACACGATCATCCCCGCCATGGCCCTGAAGGACGGTGAGCCCTTCATGGCGTTCGGGGCGATGGGCGGCGAGGGGCAGCCGCAGACGCAGTGCGCGATGGTCACGCGCATCGTGGACTTCGGCTACGACGTGCAGCAGGCCATCGAGGCGCCCCGATGGCTCTACGGCCGGACGTGGGGCGCCGAGTCCAAGACGCTCAAGCTCGAGGGGCGCGTGCCCGACCACGTCGGGACCGAGTTGAAGCGCCGCGGGCACGAGGTGGAGTACCTCGAGGACTTCTCGCAGACGATGGGCCACGCGCAGGCGATCCTGATCGACCCCGACACCGGCACGTACCATGCCGGGGCGGACCCGCGGGGGGACGGCCAGGCCATGGTGTGGTAG
- a CDS encoding DEAD/DEAH box helicase: MSFHSLGLEPRLLAGVSAMGYADPTAVQREAIPHVLAGSDLVGVAQTGTGKTAAFVLPMLQRIPPRRGVRALIVTPTRELALQIAEVVRAASHRTGHRAAVIIGGVGMQPQVDRLRRGVDVVIACPGRLLDVHSRGAVDLSRVETLVLDEADRMLDMGFWPDVRRILALLPPRRQNLLFSATMSSDVLGVVRDTLRDPVRVQVAPPATPVESVEQVLYPVSARQKTELLAEMLKRGDHRRTLVFTRTKSRADRLHRQLERRGVASAPIHGGRSQGQRQRALEAFKAGRSRVLVATDVLGRGIDIDDVSHVVNYDLPHTPEDYVHRIGRTARAGASGTAISLLAAEELETLAAIEKVLGAALECRDVDGFRYEERVVPAADRRVTPAPRGETPRSRTGRRGGRGRAGARRR, from the coding sequence ATGTCGTTCCACTCGCTCGGCCTCGAGCCGCGCCTGCTCGCCGGCGTGTCCGCCATGGGCTACGCCGATCCCACCGCTGTCCAGCGCGAGGCGATCCCGCACGTGCTGGCCGGCTCCGACCTCGTCGGCGTCGCACAGACCGGCACCGGCAAGACTGCCGCCTTCGTGCTGCCGATGCTCCAGCGCATACCTCCGCGCCGGGGCGTCCGCGCGCTGATCGTCACGCCCACCCGCGAGCTCGCGCTGCAGATCGCCGAGGTCGTGAGGGCCGCATCGCACCGGACCGGGCACCGCGCCGCCGTCATCATCGGCGGCGTCGGGATGCAACCGCAGGTCGACAGGCTGCGCCGAGGGGTCGACGTCGTCATAGCGTGCCCCGGCCGGCTGCTGGACGTGCACTCCCGCGGCGCCGTCGACCTCTCGCGCGTCGAGACGCTGGTGCTCGACGAGGCCGACCGGATGCTCGACATGGGCTTCTGGCCGGACGTCCGCCGCATCCTCGCGCTTCTGCCGCCCCGCCGCCAGAACCTGCTGTTCTCGGCGACGATGTCGTCCGACGTCCTCGGCGTGGTTCGCGACACGCTGCGTGACCCGGTGCGCGTGCAGGTCGCCCCGCCCGCCACGCCCGTGGAGAGCGTCGAGCAGGTGCTCTACCCGGTCTCGGCCAGGCAGAAGACCGAGCTCCTCGCCGAGATGCTGAAACGCGGCGACCACCGCCGCACGCTCGTGTTCACGCGCACGAAGAGCCGCGCCGACCGGCTGCACCGGCAATTGGAGCGCAGGGGCGTGGCTTCGGCGCCCATCCACGGCGGGCGGTCGCAGGGCCAGCGCCAGCGCGCCCTGGAGGCGTTCAAGGCCGGACGCTCCCGGGTGCTCGTGGCCACCGACGTGCTCGGCCGGGGCATCGACATCGACGACGTGAGCCACGTCGTCAACTACGACCTCCCGCACACTCCCGAGGACTACGTCCATCGCATCGGCCGGACCGCACGGGCGGGCGCGAGCGGCACGGCGATCAGCCTGCTGGCCGCCGAGGAGCTCGAGACGCTGGCGGCCATCGAGAAGGTCCTCGGCGCGGCGCTGGAGTGCCGCGACGTCGACGGCTTCCGTTACGAAGAGCGCGTCGTGCCCGCCGCCGACCGCCGCGTCACCCCCGCGCCGCGCGGCGAGACCCCGCGAAGCCGCACCGGGCGTCGCGGCGGCCGGGGGCGCGCCGGGGCGCGCCGGCGCTAG
- a CDS encoding L-lactate permease: MDADIEVSALNWLLAALPLAAILVLLVGLRWTAAQAGAAGFFIAAGVAWLVFRAGFEPISVATAKGLWDAVFILYVVWTALLLYEVTDKAGAFDAFRVGAERYTDSKLLLVLAFGWVFASFMQGIAGFGTPIAIVAPLLVGIGVRPLMAVVIPLIGHAWANLFGTLAVAWLAALRVAEIEAQTATAVGSAVLLWIPNLLAGLTIVWLYGRGKALARAWPAVLAVSLVHGGGQALLAGLNPIIANFIPATLALGVILAVERLPHFQEDPLRSDILREGFETKDERPGEARMSLPVALTPYFALIALTLAGLLIPPVNELLERVQVGFAYPEVRTGLGFVTEADEMYGEFAVFSHPGTFLLLAAVLGYLFFRSREAYRDASLRDILAGTVENALPASIAVMGFLALSKVMEHAGMVELLALGIAAISPPLVYAFLANLIGVLGAFMTSSNTASNILFTPLQQQTAAAAGLSEAAVLSGQMSGAAVGNSIAPANVVLGTSTAQISGREGDVLKYTLVWAMAVSVLIGGGTLLFQLFGL, encoded by the coding sequence ATGGATGCCGACATAGAGGTCAGTGCCCTCAACTGGCTTCTCGCCGCGTTGCCGCTGGCCGCGATCCTGGTGCTGCTGGTCGGCTTGCGCTGGACGGCCGCGCAAGCGGGCGCGGCGGGCTTCTTCATCGCGGCCGGCGTGGCGTGGCTCGTGTTCAGGGCCGGGTTCGAGCCGATCAGCGTCGCCACGGCCAAGGGGCTGTGGGACGCCGTGTTCATCCTGTACGTGGTGTGGACGGCGCTGCTGCTGTACGAGGTGACGGACAAGGCCGGCGCGTTCGATGCGTTCCGGGTCGGAGCCGAGCGCTACACCGACAGCAAGCTGCTGCTCGTGCTCGCGTTCGGCTGGGTGTTCGCGTCGTTCATGCAGGGCATCGCCGGCTTCGGCACGCCGATCGCGATCGTCGCTCCGTTGCTGGTGGGGATCGGGGTGCGGCCGCTGATGGCGGTCGTGATCCCGCTCATCGGCCATGCGTGGGCGAACCTGTTCGGCACGCTGGCGGTGGCATGGCTGGCAGCGCTACGAGTGGCGGAGATAGAGGCCCAGACCGCCACCGCCGTGGGATCCGCGGTGCTGCTGTGGATCCCGAACCTGCTCGCGGGGCTGACCATCGTGTGGCTCTACGGTCGCGGCAAGGCGCTGGCACGCGCCTGGCCCGCCGTCCTGGCCGTCTCGCTGGTCCACGGCGGCGGCCAGGCGCTGCTGGCCGGCCTGAACCCGATCATCGCCAACTTCATCCCCGCGACGCTGGCACTCGGCGTGATCCTCGCGGTCGAGCGGCTGCCGCACTTCCAGGAGGACCCGCTGCGCAGCGACATCCTGCGGGAGGGGTTCGAGACCAAGGACGAGAGGCCGGGCGAGGCGCGGATGAGCCTGCCGGTGGCCCTCACCCCTTACTTCGCGCTCATCGCCCTGACGCTGGCGGGGCTGCTGATCCCGCCGGTCAACGAGCTCCTCGAGCGCGTCCAGGTCGGGTTCGCCTACCCCGAGGTCCGGACGGGGCTCGGGTTCGTCACCGAGGCCGACGAGATGTACGGGGAGTTCGCCGTCTTCAGCCATCCCGGGACGTTCCTGCTGCTCGCCGCCGTCCTCGGCTATCTCTTCTTCAGGTCGCGCGAAGCGTATCGGGACGCCTCGCTGCGCGACATCCTGGCCGGTACCGTCGAGAACGCGCTTCCGGCCAGCATCGCGGTGATGGGCTTCCTCGCGCTGTCGAAGGTCATGGAGCACGCCGGCATGGTCGAGCTGCTGGCGCTGGGGATAGCGGCGATCTCGCCCCCGCTGGTGTACGCCTTCCTCGCCAACCTCATCGGCGTGCTGGGCGCCTTCATGACATCGTCGAACACCGCGTCGAACATCCTGTTCACGCCGCTGCAGCAGCAGACCGCCGCCGCGGCGGGGCTGAGCGAGGCCGCCGTGCTGTCCGGGCAGATGTCCGGCGCGGCGGTGGGCAACTCCATCGCGCCGGCCAACGTCGTGCTCGGGACGAGCACCGCTCAGATAAGCGGCCGGGAGGGAGACGTGCTGAAGTACACACTGGTGTGGGCGATGGCGGTCAGCGTGCTCATAGGAGGGGGCACGCTGCTGTTCCAGCTGTTCGGACTCTAG
- a CDS encoding L-lactate permease, producing MRECSPVLSRCRGVVTVDGVPITVGYWLVALVPLATLLVLLVWLRWTAAQAGAAGFFVAAVLAWLVFRADFQTLAVATGKGIWDAIFILAVVWPALLLYEMIERAGAFDVFRDSMESYTKSKLLLVLAFGWVFASFLQGIAGFGAPIAIVAPLLVGIGVRPLMAVVVPLIGHAWANMFGTLAVGWLATIQVIELDDPTQTAVVTAVMLWVPNLLSALTIAWLYGRGKALAHAAPVIAVVTLIHGGGQVALAAVDPIISNFIPATLALGAIFLLARMGRYQKEEEFESYILAEERAEERAEEAPKFSVHLAMLPYYILIAVSVIALVIPPVNEALEQVQVGPAFPAVETGFGVEQEAEEAYGEVEPLTHPGLMLLLATAVGYAVFRAKGLYERGSVRRILAGTAGNALPASVAILGFLTLSKLMDNSGMVTVLALGIAEVSPPVVYAFLANFIGVLGAFMTSSNTASNILFAPLQQQTAVATALQESTIIGAQSVGGAIGNAIAPANVVLGTGTAKIVGQEGEVLKYTLPYALAASVVVGALTILVFLLL from the coding sequence ATGAGGGAATGTAGCCCCGTCCTCAGCCGATGCCGGGGGGTGGTGACGGTGGACGGCGTGCCGATCACGGTCGGCTACTGGCTCGTCGCGCTCGTACCGCTGGCGACGCTGCTCGTGCTGCTCGTCTGGCTGCGCTGGACGGCGGCGCAGGCGGGAGCGGCGGGGTTCTTCGTGGCCGCCGTGCTCGCGTGGCTCGTGTTCCGCGCGGACTTCCAGACCCTCGCCGTGGCCACCGGCAAGGGCATCTGGGACGCGATCTTCATCCTGGCGGTGGTGTGGCCCGCTCTGCTGCTCTACGAGATGATCGAGCGCGCCGGCGCCTTCGACGTCTTCCGCGACAGCATGGAGAGCTACACCAAGAGCAAGCTGCTGCTCGTGCTCGCCTTCGGTTGGGTGTTCGCCTCGTTCCTCCAGGGTATCGCGGGCTTCGGCGCTCCCATCGCGATCGTGGCTCCGTTGCTGGTCGGGATCGGCGTGAGACCGCTGATGGCGGTCGTGGTGCCGCTCATCGGCCACGCGTGGGCGAACATGTTCGGCACCCTCGCGGTCGGCTGGCTGGCCACGATCCAGGTCATCGAACTGGACGACCCCACCCAGACGGCCGTGGTCACGGCGGTCATGCTGTGGGTGCCCAACCTGCTCTCCGCGCTGACCATCGCGTGGCTCTATGGCCGGGGGAAGGCCCTCGCGCACGCCGCGCCGGTGATCGCCGTCGTGACGCTCATCCACGGCGGGGGGCAGGTCGCCCTGGCCGCCGTCGACCCCATCATCAGCAACTTCATCCCCGCCACCCTGGCGCTGGGCGCGATCTTCCTGCTCGCCAGGATGGGCCGCTACCAGAAGGAGGAGGAGTTCGAGTCCTACATCCTCGCCGAGGAACGGGCCGAGGAGAGGGCAGAGGAAGCGCCGAAGTTCTCCGTCCACCTCGCCATGCTGCCCTACTACATCCTGATCGCGGTGTCGGTGATCGCGCTCGTGATCCCTCCCGTGAACGAGGCGCTCGAGCAGGTGCAGGTCGGTCCCGCCTTCCCCGCGGTCGAGACCGGGTTCGGGGTGGAGCAGGAGGCCGAGGAGGCCTACGGCGAGGTCGAGCCGCTCACGCACCCAGGCCTGATGCTGCTGCTGGCCACCGCGGTCGGCTATGCGGTGTTCCGAGCCAAGGGTCTGTACGAACGCGGTTCCGTCCGACGGATCCTCGCAGGCACCGCAGGCAACGCGCTGCCCGCGAGCGTGGCGATCCTCGGGTTCCTGACGCTGTCCAAGCTCATGGACAACTCGGGGATGGTCACGGTGTTGGCGCTGGGCATCGCGGAGGTCTCCCCGCCGGTCGTCTACGCGTTCCTCGCCAACTTCATCGGTGTGCTGGGCGCGTTCATGACCTCGTCGAACACCGCGTCGAACATCCTGTTCGCGCCGCTGCAGCAGCAGACCGCCGTCGCCACGGCCCTGCAGGAGTCCACGATCATAGGCGCGCAGTCCGTCGGCGGCGCCATCGGCAACGCGATCGCGCCGGCGAACGTCGTGCTCGGCACGGGCACCGCCAAGATCGTCGGCCAGGAGGGCGAGGTGCTCAAGTACACGCTGCCTTACGCGCTGGCGGCTTCCGTCGTCGTCGGCGCGCTCACGATCCTGGTGTTCCTGCTCCTGTGA